GCGAGTGATGCCCTTGCCCTGCATCCTCAGCTCGAGCTGAACATGCTCGTCGTGGACAGCTGCGGCAGCCGTAATGGTGCCTTCTGCTGTCATTCTCACGAGCGCCTGCATCATGCCGGTTACGATCTGCAGCATCCGCTGCTCGTCCGCGTGAACGGCCGGCAGCTCGGCAGGAACGTCATTCACGAATCGAATCGATTCGTTGTAGACGAAGTAACGCTGCCGTTCCATCAGTTCCTTCACGACTCCATACAGCTGAAGCGGTCGCTTATGGAGCACGAGTCCGTCTTCTCTCAGATGAGAGAAGTCGATGAGATTGTCGATCCAGCGTCGCATCGTCCAGCCGACCGCCGTAATTTGTCGCAAATCTTGCTGATGCTCTCGCTGCAGCTGTTGATCCGTATGGAGCCTTGCTTCGGCTATATTCATAATATCGGTCAAGGGCGCACGCATTTGTCTGGAAATACCGGCCATAAACTGCGACTTGAACCTGCTCGTCCGCTGAAGGTCCAGCGTCAGCGACCTCGTGCGGCGGTAAGCGCGAAAAAACTCAAACAAAAATAAACAGGTGATCACGATACTGAAGCCCGCCGCCTGAATAAAGTACCAAATGTTCAATTCCCGGAAGCCGAACAAATACAAAGAATTCAACAGCGACTGAACGGTAAACAGACAGTACGACCAAAATTCATACTTAGTCTGCACATCACCCGTTCGCAGACTGCGCAGGAGCACATAGTTAATATAGAGATGGACCACTGCCGTCAATAGTAGCCAGGCTGGCAAGAGCAGCGTAGCCGTCGTTGTAGGCAGTAACATAATGCATACGGTCATCGCAAGTGACAAGCAGCAGAGCCCCTGCCTAAACCAAGGATGGACACGCTTGTAATGACGATTATTAATGAACATAAACATACTCATGAGAATGCCGATCGAGCAAAGCCAATATAGACTGACTACCCAGCCAAAGGGCTGATGAGGCCAAATGTACAGCAGCCAACGGGTGCCTTGAATCGATACGAGCAACGACAGGGATACAAAGAACAAGGACAACCAGCACCACCCGTTCCTTGGAGCCTGAGCCTGTAAGCCGGCAAAGAACAATGCGAGCATCAAATAAATGACGATCATGCCAAACTCGAAGGCCGCAAGCTTCTGCTGGTGCTTAATAACATGCTCAGGCGGTCCCATCAGAATAGACTGAATGATGCCGCCGCTCATCGTATGATCGAAGTTGGCCACCTGTACGAATAGATCGACGCGACCTGCATCCAGCTGCTTGTAGGCGATGTAAGGCTTAATCTCTCCGCTGTACCGACCCGACTCATCCGCCGGGATGCCGCTGCCCCCGATCTCCTCTCCATTGACGAACAGACGATGCGACGCCCGAATTAACGGTACCCAGAAGGCATGCAGTCCAGCCTCTTGATTGCCCAGCTGCACACGCAGGTGATAGGTGCCGTACCCGATCGCATTCGTAGGGCCGCCCCTGAATACGTCGAAGTCCCAGCTTCCGGGCACGTCAACGACAATAGCCGAAGCCGCCTGCTCCTCTGACATGGTACTACGACCAGTCAGCAGCTGATTCGGATAGAAGCTCCATTCACCTTGCAGTCGGTACGCCTCCTGACGACCTCCCTGCTCGCTGAGCTCCAGCACCCCATTGCGCGCCTGAGGCTCATGATCTCGATCGGTCAACATCAACACGTTGATGGCAATCAAGAGGACGATCGCCGTCCATAATCGCCAATTATTACGTAGTAAGCTCATTCGAATGTGTCTCCATGCAGTTCAATTTCCATTGCAATGACCATTTAAATTTTCGTGTTATTTTCAATCATAACATGACAGGTGAGCATTTAGCGATAAGAGTTTACTGGCGGTATGTCAACAGCATAGCGCCGTCCCCTTCAACATAAAGCGGCCGCTTCTCCTGTATAAGGAAAAGCGACCGCTCTATATAACGTGCAGCAAGCTGCAGCATATCATCCATCCATCGACTAACGCAGCTCCGCAATGATCCGGTTGCGGCCGTTATTCTTGGCCTTGTACATCGCTTCGTCCGTACGAACGAACAACGAGGATGTATCGTCGTCCTTCCGCAGCTCGGTGCAGCCGATGCTGACGGTAACATGCCGTCCATCCAGCTCATAGATCGACGTCCGCTCCACACCCGCTCTTAGCTGCTCCAGACAGGCAAGCACGTCGCTGCGATCAAGCGACCGGAAGATGAGAGCGAACTCCTCACCGCCGTATCGGGCGGCGAACACTTCTTCACTCTGCAGCTTGACGAGCTGCTTTCCAATTGTGCGCAGCACCAGATCGCCAGTCAAGTGACCGAAGTTGTCGTTAATCGACTTGAACCGATCAACATCGATCAGCGCAAGGTGAACGGACGTCTGTTCACCGGTTCCTTGTGCTTGCTCCATCGTCTCGTGCAGCTGCTCTTGGAACGTTCGGTGGTTATGAAGTCCGGTCAAGGCGTCCTTGCGCGCGCGCTCGTCGATCAAGGCCAGCTCCAGACGATGCTCCTCTTCCTTCAACAGGAAGTTGCGTTCCAGCTCCATCATACGCAGCCCCCGCCTCACGATCGACCATGCCGTGATCGAGCAGCCTAGTACTACTCCGAAGCCAAGCATCTTCTGCTCAACCGCTAGCAATACCCGATGCTCCTCGGACAGCGTAATCAGCAGCGTGAACAAGACGAGCGACGAGCCGAAGGCGAACAGCACCTTCCGATATTCGAAGTAGATGATGGACACGAGCACAGGCATCAGCATGACGAATTCGAGACCTGACGACTCTGTGCCTGTGTAATATAAGATTACGATTGGGAACAGCGCGCCCAAAGTAAGTATGCAATAGTCCTGGTACTTATGCAGACGCCGAACGACCAGCTCTGACAGCGCGAGCAGCAGAAGCACAGCTACGTTTTGCGACAATACATTTTTATACACAAATTGTTCTAGAACCTCTGGCTTCACACTCGCTATAAGCGGCAACGCCAGTAAATTAGCCACGATAATAATCAGCGCCACATAACGGTACACCCGACATAATCTTATGTTCCAGTGCGAGCGACCCGCATCATAACGGACTTGGTTCGGTGCCTTCCGACTCATCACGGTTCACCGCCTGTCACATGCACGATACGGTTCTTGCCTTGCCTCTTCGCCTCATACAGCAGCTCATCCGTCAGCTTGAAGAACGGCTCCTTGTCTAGGTCTCCTCGGTAATCGGCACAGCCAATGCTGACGGTGACGATCCGGTTGTCCATCTCTGGGAAAATCGTCGAGGCCATCCGCTCACGAATCGCCTCCAGCCGTTCAAGCGTCTCACTCATGCTGCGACCCGTCCAGATGACCGCGAACTCCTCGCCGCCATACCGGAACGCGACATCGCTGCTGGAGACGAACTCCGACAGGATGCTGCCCATCTCACGAAGCACCCGATCTCCGGCTTGATGCCCGTACGTGTCGTTCACCGACTTGAAGCTGTCGAGGTCAAGCAGCGCCAGCTGCAGCGGCATCCCATGAGCGCGATGCTGCTCCGTCAGTGTCGCCATATATTGATGGAAGACGGAATGCTTGTACAATCCGGTCAAGTAATCCTTGTGTGAATCACCCTCCAGCTCGACCACCTCAGCGAACACATGCATCTCCGAATGGACCGCTCTCTCCAGCGCCTGCGTCAGCTCCACCCCTCGTCGGCAGATGACGATGGCAATCGCACCCGTCCCTAGCAGCATGCCGATCAGAGCAATCATGTGCCACATGTCGACCTCCTGACGCAACGTCTCCATGAACGGATACAACACGATGAATCCCACCAAGGTGAGAACAAGAGCATACCACACCTTGCGTACGCTGAAGTAGAACATCGACATCATGAGCGGCAAGTCGAGTGCGATCAGCAGCAGTCCCTCCACCGGCTGCTTGCTGCTCAAGAACAGGATCAACAACAGACCGATGACGAATGTGATGGAGATCAGCACATAATCGAAAGCATGCTTCATAAGTCGGTACATACCTTCAGCCAGCAGCATCAGCCCCAGATACAGCATCGAGAGCTGGAGCAGGTAGTCCGGAACAGGCTGACGCCAGTCTATAGAGCCTGTACGGGAAGATAATATATATGTAACCTCGCCCATAACGATGGTCAAGGCGACGAGCACCCAGAGGAAGTGCAGCACCGCGCGGTTCCATGTCTTGTAGTCATTTATCGCTACATCCTTCATTCGTCGTCACCACGCTGCAGATGAATTTAACAATTTCTTTACCTCTCATCATAATACAGATTGCGATAAAATTCATCTGAAATTATGTGGATGGTAGTTCACAATAATGAATCTATATTCACACGTTCCCGCTGGATACAGATTCCACTCGCCATTCAGATGGACATCCCCGTCTGCAGCGCCTGTAACGATCCAAGCCTCCGAGAAGATCGGTACTCTTGAAATTGCGAATGCGCCGGCTGTACCGAGTATCATTGTGGCGATGAGCCACTTCGGAATATTGGGCCTCAATTAACGTTCCCCAGAGTTTCCTGTACTTGACAGCCTATGTACATCGGCATATGTTATATTCATCATGACGTTCACGTACACAATTTGATATAACCTGACATTAACCTTCTTTTTCCGCATACAAAAAACCTGAATATTTACCCAATGTAAATACTCAGGCTCGCCGTCAAGCACCCTACACCAAAAACCGATACCCCGCCCCCCACACCGTACCGATGTATTGGGGCTTCGACGCATTCTCTTCGATCTTATCGCGAATTCGGGCGATATGGACCGTCACCGTCGCGGCATCGCCCAGCGCATCCATCCCCCATATACGCTCGAACAGCTCCTCCTTGCCGAACACCCGGTTCGGATGCTGAGCGAGAAACAGCAGCAGCTCGAACTCCTTCTGCGCCATCGACACCTCCTGCCCGTTCACATAGACGGTGCGCGACTCCTTATGAATCTCCAGCCCGCGAATATGCAGCTTCTCCGTCTCCTGTGACTTGCCGAACCGCTCCTTCATTCGTTCGAACTTCTTCAGGTGCGCGTTGACCCGCGCGACGAGCTCGCCCGAGCTGAACGGCTTCGTAATATAATCGTCGGCGCCGAGCCCGAGTCCGTTAATCTTGTAGATCTCCTCGGAGCGAGCCGATACGAGCAGCACTGGAATGTCCTCCTCCTCCCGAATCGTCTTCAGCACCTCGAACCCGTCCATGCCCGGCAGCATAATATCCAGCAGAACGAGGTCGAACGTCTCCTCCTTGAGCGCCAGCAAGCCATGCGCACCGTTAGGCACGATCTTCACCTGATAGCCGCTCAGCTCCAGATAATCCTTCTGCAGCGCAGCGATGCTCGTGTCGTCCTCGATGATCAATATTCGTTTCATTGCCGCACAGCCTCCGTACTCTATACTTTCTTCAGCGAGATCATCATCCGCGTTCCTTCGCCGAGTGTGCTTCTCGCCCATATTTTCCCGTCGTGCCCCTCAACAATCTGCTTGGCAATCGCCAGCCCGAGCCCGCTGCCATCCGTCTGATTGCGCGAAGCGTCCACCCGATAGAATCGGTCGAAAATATGAGGAAGATCGTCCTCCGGTATCCCCTGCCCGTTGTCGCGTATTTCGATAATGGCTGATGTGCGCGTTTCCCTCAAAATCATGACGACCTCGCCACCCGGCTTCGGTACGTACTTGGCTGCATTATCCAGCACGTTCTGCATAACGCGCCGCATCCGCTCCCGGTCCATCAGCACGGTGACGTCCATCGCGAGCTCATGGCGCAGCTCCAGCTTCACGCCCAGCTTGTCGAAGTCGCAGCGATGCTCCTCCGCGCAATCGTCGAAATAGGCTGCCAGCTTCACCCGTTCAAAATGGTACGGAAGCTGGTTCAAGTCAAGCTTCGAGAACAGTAGCAGGTCGTCGATCATCGTATTGACGAGCAGCGCCTTCGCGCGCGCTGTCTCCAGGTACGAGCCGACCTTCTCCGGGGTGGTGGCCACTCCGTCCATAATGCCCTCGATATAGCCGATGATGGAGGTGACAGGCGTCTTCAAGTCGTGGGAAATGCTCGACACGAGGAACGAACGATTTTCATCATATTTTCGCTGTAAATAGATCGATTCCTTCAGCTTCAGTCGCATCCGCTCGAGCGCCCGGCACAGCTCCCGAACCTCGTCCTCGCCCTCCTCGGCAATGCCGCCGTCCAGATCACCCTCGCTAATCTTCACAGCTGCCGCACGAAGCCTCTCAAGCGGTCTTAGCGTGCCGCGGGAGAAACGGTAGGTGACCCACAGATTGAGCAGCACGAAGACAGCGACGAAGAAGCAGACGATGCCAAGGGCAATCGTCCCATACAGCCCGGTATGGGGCTGGACGCGGGCAACCAGCAGCAGCGTCCCTTCGTCACCCGCGGTGAGCGGATACGATGCGCGGGCGAACATGTACGTCTTGCCGCTCAGCTCTACCGTATCGTGCTCAGACGCCGCAGCGCCCTCCGTCAGCATCACTGCCTTCTTCAGCTCCACCTCATGGAACGGTGCCGTCGTATAGACAATCCCTCGATTGCGCAGTACGACGAGGTGAGCGCCGACAGCGGTCGCCCGCTCCGTCCACGCCTGCTGCCAGCTGCGATCGAGCAGCTGCTCGAACGGCAGCGACTGCGCCTCTCGCTTGAGCGCTTCGATCGCGGCCCGCTTCTCGTAGCTGCGCTGCAGCTCGTGGAGTGTCGGCTTCTGGCCGATCACCCTCGTATAGATAGCCGCGAAGACGATAACGGCGAGCACCGTCACGACGAGCGCCAGCAGCACGGATATGACATTTAATAAGAAAAAACGCTTCGTTACTCGCATGGAGGAGTCTCCTCACTCTGTAGCCTCATCAAGACTTCATAGACCTTAAATGTCCTTACGGTCGAACATGTAATAGCCCGCCGTAAACAGCATTATACCACAGCCAATCAGGATGAGGCTCTGCCGCACGAGCTTGAACACATTGGTCGACTCCGCAATCCACAGCGTATACCAGTCGAGCATCGACGTAATGAAGAAGCCCGAGTAGCTGGAGAATACGACGCCGAGGAACATGAACGCGACGAAGGCAATGACAGATAAGAAGAAGACAGCGAGCCCGCCCCGCAGCACATTGGCCAGTAGCACGACGAGCAACGAGAAGACGAACACCGGGAAGAATGTAGCCGCATACGACACGATCACGTTCCAGACGCCGGACAGGCTCGCCGTCGACATGTTGAACAGGTATCCGGCTATGAGCGAGAGCACGAGCACGAACAGCAGGTTCGCCGCTATGAACCCTCCGATATTGAGCACCTTGGCGCAGAACACGCTGAAGCGCGATACGGGTCTTGTGAGCGTTATTTTCATCGTATTGGAGGAGAATTCGCCGCTGAACATATCAATCGCGACGAACGTAGCGAACAGCGGCAAGATCGTATAGGCGAACATCGACAGCACGACAAGCGGGAACTCCGTGCTCCCGACCACACGCAGCCCAAGCCCGTGCTTAATTGCCGTCACCGCAATCTGTCCGACGACGACCGCTAGTATCGATAAGATGGCGGCGAACATCAGCTTCCGCTTCTTCAGCAGCTTCACCGCTTCGACTTGGCATGCAGCCTTAAATCCTGGCATGGCGTTCCACCTCGCTTACGAAATAATTCTCCAGCGACGAGTAATTCGCCAGAATGCTCTGCGTATCATCGACATTGACGAGCTTGCCACCATAGACGACGCCGATTCGCGTACAAGTCAGCTCCACGTCGTGAATAAGATGGCTCGAGATGAAGAACGTCGTCCCATGCTGCGACAGCTGCTTGATCATTCTCCGCATCTCGAGCATTCCTTCCACGTCCAGCCCGTTCAGCGGCTCATCGAGGATCAGCAGTCTGGGCCTCGAGAGGATCGCGGCGGCGATGCCGAGCCTCTGCTTCATGCCGAGCGAGAACCGTCTTGGCTTCTCGTGCTTGTACTTCAGCATGCCTGTAATCTCCAGACACTCATCAATACGCTTCTGGTCCACATCTGGATAAAACGTCGCGAACAGCTTCAGGTTATCGTTCGCCGTCATATACGGGTACGACTCCGCCGTCTCGATCATACAGCCGACATGCTTCATCGCGTTGACGAAGTCGTCGGTAACGCTCGCGCCGAAGAGGCGCACATCGCCGCGGTCCGGCTTCACCAGACCCGCCATCATCTTCATCGCAGTCGTCTTGCCCGCTCCGTTCGGCCCGAGGAAGCCGAAGATGTCGCCCTCTTCGACCGTAAGGTTCACATCACTGATGCCTCGGCCATTCGGATATACCTTCGTCAGTCCGGTCATTTCTATAGCTAAGCTCATAAGTCGTGTCACTCCTTCATCATCGTAACGGCAAGGGGAGGAAGCCGAAGGTCGCGGCCCCTCCTTCTTGCGAATGTACTGCTAGACTACTCCTCGAATACTCGATGGAACTGACCATCGAAGCTCGAACCTACGCCAGCCTTGTAATTATGCATCCTAGCAATGTTCATATACAGCTTACCGAATCCCCCATCATGGAGCTGCCCGAACTCCTGCTCGCCCTTAGCGTTCGTGTAGACGAAGCTATGACCGTGATCCAGCTCGCTCGGATTCGAATCGAACGCGAAGCTGACAGGCTCCAGATATTGCGATTCGAAGCCAGGCTTGATCAACTCGGCAAATGTCCCCTTAATCCGGTCGTGCGTAACGGTCGTAAGCTCCAGTCTGCGCTCTCCGATCTTTACGAATCGACCCTCCTGCTCGAGGACGATCGGGTTCGTGTAGACGCCCACATGCTTGTTGCTTAAGCCGTTATACGTCTCTTCTATGCGTTGGATATCCTTACCCGTCAGGTCCGGCACC
Above is a genomic segment from Paenibacillus sp. YYML68 containing:
- a CDS encoding histidine kinase, which gives rise to MSLLRNNWRLWTAIVLLIAINVLMLTDRDHEPQARNGVLELSEQGGRQEAYRLQGEWSFYPNQLLTGRSTMSEEQAASAIVVDVPGSWDFDVFRGGPTNAIGYGTYHLRVQLGNQEAGLHAFWVPLIRASHRLFVNGEEIGGSGIPADESGRYSGEIKPYIAYKQLDAGRVDLFVQVANFDHTMSGGIIQSILMGPPEHVIKHQQKLAAFEFGMIVIYLMLALFFAGLQAQAPRNGWCWLSLFFVSLSLLVSIQGTRWLLYIWPHQPFGWVVSLYWLCSIGILMSMFMFINNRHYKRVHPWFRQGLCCLSLAMTVCIMLLPTTTATLLLPAWLLLTAVVHLYINYVLLRSLRTGDVQTKYEFWSYCLFTVQSLLNSLYLFGFRELNIWYFIQAAGFSIVITCLFLFEFFRAYRRTRSLTLDLQRTSRFKSQFMAGISRQMRAPLTDIMNIAEARLHTDQQLQREHQQDLRQITAVGWTMRRWIDNLIDFSHLREDGLVLHKRPLQLYGVVKELMERQRYFVYNESIRFVNDVPAELPAVHADEQRMLQIVTGMMQALVRMTAEGTITAAAAVHDEHVQLELRMQGKGITRALPAELRLLLEQEAGMFKPSLYGQGDGLDLFLIVALIELHDGQLRVHEDWPRSAAVRITFPIDGEMHSPSERERTAAACAQPSGQIDELLSASPLTYSSSMRSELDLKRDLDEPIADIVIVQDDPLTLNVLINVLAMYHCRVTVVREGQELLNRLRSMDNVDLVVIDRHLQGMSGLELCASIRHHYSLFDLPILLLTPAGIPVHALEASQAGANDYIVKPVDASELRVRVRTLVELKRSVSERIRMELAFLQAQIKPHFLFNTLNSIAALSRHEPDQMTRLLNELGYFLRESFRFDSAEELISIERELRIVKSYLHIEKVRFDDWLSFDIERTITVPFRIPMLTLQPLVENAVCHGIMRRAEGGHIWIGIQQVGREAWITVKDNGVGMSAERLGQVRSSHNGGGVGIANIERRMKKMFGYGLDIASVEGQGTEIRIRLPLEKVGIHESDAGG
- a CDS encoding diguanylate cyclase — its product is MKDVAINDYKTWNRAVLHFLWVLVALTIVMGEVTYILSSRTGSIDWRQPVPDYLLQLSMLYLGLMLLAEGMYRLMKHAFDYVLISITFVIGLLLILFLSSKQPVEGLLLIALDLPLMMSMFYFSVRKVWYALVLTLVGFIVLYPFMETLRQEVDMWHMIALIGMLLGTGAIAIVICRRGVELTQALERAVHSEMHVFAEVVELEGDSHKDYLTGLYKHSVFHQYMATLTEQHRAHGMPLQLALLDLDSFKSVNDTYGHQAGDRVLREMGSILSEFVSSSDVAFRYGGEEFAVIWTGRSMSETLERLEAIRERMASTIFPEMDNRIVTVSIGCADYRGDLDKEPFFKLTDELLYEAKRQGKNRIVHVTGGEP
- a CDS encoding response regulator transcription factor: MKRILIIEDDTSIAALQKDYLELSGYQVKIVPNGAHGLLALKEETFDLVLLDIMLPGMDGFEVLKTIREEEDIPVLLVSARSEEIYKINGLGLGADDYITKPFSSGELVARVNAHLKKFERMKERFGKSQETEKLHIRGLEIHKESRTVYVNGQEVSMAQKEFELLLFLAQHPNRVFGKEELFERIWGMDALGDAATVTVHIARIRDKIEENASKPQYIGTVWGAGYRFLV
- a CDS encoding ABC transporter permease: MPGFKAACQVEAVKLLKKRKLMFAAILSILAVVVGQIAVTAIKHGLGLRVVGSTEFPLVVLSMFAYTILPLFATFVAIDMFSGEFSSNTMKITLTRPVSRFSVFCAKVLNIGGFIAANLLFVLVLSLIAGYLFNMSTASLSGVWNVIVSYAATFFPVFVFSLLVVLLANVLRGGLAVFFLSVIAFVAFMFLGVVFSSYSGFFITSMLDWYTLWIAESTNVFKLVRQSLILIGCGIMLFTAGYYMFDRKDI
- a CDS encoding ABC transporter ATP-binding protein translates to MSLAIEMTGLTKVYPNGRGISDVNLTVEEGDIFGFLGPNGAGKTTAMKMMAGLVKPDRGDVRLFGASVTDDFVNAMKHVGCMIETAESYPYMTANDNLKLFATFYPDVDQKRIDECLEITGMLKYKHEKPRRFSLGMKQRLGIAAAILSRPRLLILDEPLNGLDVEGMLEMRRMIKQLSQHGTTFFISSHLIHDVELTCTRIGVVYGGKLVNVDDTQSILANYSSLENYFVSEVERHARI
- a CDS encoding HAMP domain-containing sensor histidine kinase codes for the protein MRVTKRFFLLNVISVLLALVVTVLAVIVFAAIYTRVIGQKPTLHELQRSYEKRAAIEALKREAQSLPFEQLLDRSWQQAWTERATAVGAHLVVLRNRGIVYTTAPFHEVELKKAVMLTEGAAASEHDTVELSGKTYMFARASYPLTAGDEGTLLLVARVQPHTGLYGTIALGIVCFFVAVFVLLNLWVTYRFSRGTLRPLERLRAAAVKISEGDLDGGIAEEGEDEVRELCRALERMRLKLKESIYLQRKYDENRSFLVSSISHDLKTPVTSIIGYIEGIMDGVATTPEKVGSYLETARAKALLVNTMIDDLLLFSKLDLNQLPYHFERVKLAAYFDDCAEEHRCDFDKLGVKLELRHELAMDVTVLMDRERMRRVMQNVLDNAAKYVPKPGGEVVMILRETRTSAIIEIRDNGQGIPEDDLPHIFDRFYRVDASRNQTDGSGLGLAIAKQIVEGHDGKIWARSTLGEGTRMMISLKKV
- a CDS encoding GGDEF domain-containing protein — translated: MSRKAPNQVRYDAGRSHWNIRLCRVYRYVALIIIVANLLALPLIASVKPEVLEQFVYKNVLSQNVAVLLLLALSELVVRRLHKYQDYCILTLGALFPIVILYYTGTESSGLEFVMLMPVLVSIIYFEYRKVLFAFGSSLVLFTLLITLSEEHRVLLAVEQKMLGFGVVLGCSITAWSIVRRGLRMMELERNFLLKEEEHRLELALIDERARKDALTGLHNHRTFQEQLHETMEQAQGTGEQTSVHLALIDVDRFKSINDNFGHLTGDLVLRTIGKQLVKLQSEEVFAARYGGEEFALIFRSLDRSDVLACLEQLRAGVERTSIYELDGRHVTVSIGCTELRKDDDTSSLFVRTDEAMYKAKNNGRNRIIAELR